The window aacatgaagcagccaccaccatgcttgaaaatatgaggagtggtactcagtaatgtgttagattttccccaaacataacgctttttATTCAGACAAAGTTGATTTCTTTGCAAAATTgtagcagttttactttagtgccctattgcaaacaggatgcatgttttggaatattttttattctgtacagtcttccttcttttagtattgtagagtaaccaCACTGTTGttggtccatcctcagttttaaGCTTTCACAGCAGTTCACAACagtttaaactctgtaactgttttaaagtcaccattggcctcatggtgaaatccctgagacggtttccttcctctccggcaactgagttaggaaggacccctgtatctttgtagtgactgggtgtattgatacaccatccaaagtgtaattaataacttcacaatgctcaaagggatattcaatgtttgctttTTCATGTTTAtcgatctaccaataggtgcccttctttgctaggcattagaaaacctccctggtctttgtggttgaatgtgtgtttgaaattcactgctcgagtgagggaccttacagataattgtatgtgtggggtacagagatgaggtagatattcaaaaatcatgttaaacactattattgcacacagagtgagtccatgcaactgattatgtaacttgttaagcaaatgtttactcctgaacctaTTTGGGCTTGCCATAATGAAGAGATGTATTACTTGATTCAAGACGTTTCAGATCAAAACAATTCTATGAATTTGTCAAAAATtctgaaaacataattccactttgacatgacggggtattgtgtgtaggccagtggcaCACAACacctctatttaatccattttaaatttaggttgtaacacaactaaatggagaaaagtaaaggggctgtgaaaacaaaaaaatacaaaagagcgagattatttgtatttgtcaaacagcagccaaGTATCGATCGCCATGTCACccgaataagaccctcgatatatATTCGAAAATAGCATAAAGCTTAAGTACTTTAGGCGCATAAAAAGGTTAGATGGAAACCTGGTTGGTCATATAAGAAATTCAACCTAATTTCCTATTTAAAAGCTCACAACTCATAATCAACCTCTAGTCGATCAcaaacagtagtctagtgtagaTGTGTAGACGCAGGTGCAAGGACTGCAACCTGTGTCCACTGTCCAAACCACCAAACCCCAGTGTGGTTTCTGTACATACCTGCCAGCACCTCTGTTCTCTGGAAGAGGTTTTCCGAACGCACCTCGATGGGTTCCAGGGGGGAGCTGGGGACACCGGTGGTGCTGGTGATCTGGTTCTTACGCTCGTCCTCTGTGACGGATACAGGGGGCTgggaggagagaatgaaagagttACAGATTGAGGGATACATACGGGTTCTGTACCAACATAATGGCCTGGAGCCTCATTTGTCAATCGTGCGTAGGCACAAGTCTGGGCGTAAATCGGCCGCGCGGGATCATTTCCACGCAAAGTGCGAGATTTAGCAACGTTTCCTCGACAGTGTGCGTACGTTTACGCACAACCGTGACCATGTGTACGTACGCATAGTGCCAAGTGGTGGAATAAGTGAACTGCTTGTCAAGCGTAGAATGTTGAAAATGTCATAATAAGTAATCATTCAAGAAAACGTCATTGTATTTACATTTGACCACGTCAGTGCATTTGTACGATAATAATCCATATAAAGTAGAGTCATTTGTTCAATTAGAGGCACGTGTGAAAGTGAAAATATTGTTGAAACACTATAAAAGTCTAAGATGATGGGGAATCGAATGAGAGGCTAATCTTGCTCTGTTGGAAGATTCAGCACACGCTGCATTTTGCAGAGATTGCGTTTTTAGAGACGTGCTATCCACCCTTGTGTTTTTGGCAGCGGGCACATATTCAGCGGGCGCTTGCCAATCGGCATCTTTCAGCCCTCGACGAGCCAATGTTTTGGATGCAATTCTCAGCAAAACAAATGTACAATCTCCAGACACCATCGCACAACAGGTTGAAGTCAAGGGGGATTTCTTTACCATCAACGGGTTCCAAAATACGACCGGAGCAATAGAGGGCACCCACGTGGCCATAAAAGCACCATCCCAAAACGAGTTCAACTCTGTGAAACAGAAAAGGCTTCCACTCTTAATGTGCAGGTGATCAGTTAAGTGATGCGCAAAAGACGCTGCTGAGATTGGTGGCCAGGTGGCTAGGTGGTACGCACGACTCGTTCGTTCGGCACGACAGCGATGTCGGCCTATACGCCTACAGGAGGGCGCTGTTGAGGATGAGGGGCTTATTGGTGAGTATATTTTCCATCGCTAAAAGCAACTAATTGTCCTAATGGTCGTCTCTTTATAGCTGTGTTTTTAATTCTAACGGTCAAGCCACAACTGAACGAGCCAAATAAAACCTTTtggttgtttgttttttgtttttgcgACGTTGTATTTCATGGTACGGCGTTGTATACTCCCCACGGGCTTTAAAGGGGTGACATTTTGACCATATTTGGTTAATTAGGGTTGTTTGGAAATGCATATAGCCACGGTCGTATTGCTACTATCCATCCCTAGTCTCTTCAGATCCGTAATGATTGAAGGGGCTAGGGGAACAGGAAAGAGACCACTATTGGCAACAAACCTGTGTCCTTGACTTGGCTTAAGGGGAAGTGACTGCCCCTTACCTAGGAAATAATCCCCCTGTACACCATGGTGGGTCCAGGAGTTGATAGTGTTCCAAAATGTGAGATTATGGCTGTTGGTACAGTAATCCAGCATAACGTACCACAGACCAGATCAACATCAGGGGTCTAGATGACTACTTGATCCTTATTGATCCTAGAATTCCAGCATTGGGGTCAATGCATGTTCAACTATTATCTGGGGGTGGTGAATTGAAAGGCCCTCAAAGAAAATAGCAGTCAATTGTCAACCTGTTGATTGTACTAAGGAATATCTACCATATGCAGCAGATAAGGACTGGTCATAGGGCAGTTCGGGCAAATGCTCAATGGGCTGGTCcatctttagctcagtgggccgGTCTAAATAGTCTGGTGTATGGGTTGGTTGTTCTGTTCCCTCACCTCTGTCCGGACTGGCTTCCTGGGCGTTTGCATTGGCAGGTCCTCTCTGGGTGTGGCTGTCTCCACTCTGGGAGTGAAGTCTTTGGTGGAGTCCTTGGTGGGTTCTGCTTTGGGGGCAATGTACAGCGTGCTCACGGTCACCGCCTCCTCGAACACCTCCTCGCCAATGCCTGCAGAGCAAGATGAAGAGATAGCACTGTTTGTACTACTTCCCCGGAACTCAATCACTTTCACTTTAATGTCTGCTGAAGGCGAAAGGTCGTTTGAGTCTGTGTTTAAATGAAATCCTGAAATCATAAGATCTTTGTTTTTAGAAGTACGTTACATTCGCATTCCTAATTCAATTGCAACAGACAAAAGCCACCTCCTGATATTCCCGAATGGGATGAGGTGGAGCTAATGTGAGGTAAAAACAAGAGTTCGCTACAGTTGCCATAGCACTTTGTTACAGCCTGCTTTGCTTTGGCCGCCTGCCTGTCGTTAAAACGTTTCGTAAAAGGTGCTTCGATACCTAAGTGAAACCTCAGTTTCGACAGACATGCCTGTTCTGGGTGAAAGACACAGTATACAGCAGTGACTGTTTGTGTCCGCCAGCCTGCCTCCCTGTGCGTGTTGACCCAGTTGAAGGCTACCGTGACCAGACTCTTACCTGACCCTGACCCCGAGTTAAAGTCGTCGTCGTCCTCGGGGTAGTAACCCCCGGACCCTGTGTCGTCAATGAAAAGGTCGTCCACTTCGGAGGACGACTTGGCCGCGTCCGCTATCTGAAAGGGAGAACAACAGAAACATAAGACTAAAGTGTTGGAGGATTTAGACTGTAAAGAGACCACTTTTCAGTGTGCGAGTCTGACATAACATTCCTGTAGCCACCACTTTTGTCTTGGAAAATACTTCTAGCGGTGAACACATTCTTGGATACTACGGTCTCACCTTTGGtaggaggcactgagtttcatTGAAAAGTGAACACCAACGCTCTTATCACTGGACTCAAAGCCGTAGTTGCCCCAAAAAGAGTTGCATTGGTAGTTTCGGGAACTACAGAATGTTCTGCCAGGTACGACCATTGTTATATGCTTGAACATCGTAGTCCGTGTACCTCCGAGGAAACTTGTCTCCACAAACCGCGCTGGATAATATCACTTTCTCAAGAGATATAACACCCCCCTCTAAACAGATGAGCATTAAATTAGACGTCTAGCCCCGCCCGCCATCGTTGCCGGGGGGTGAAAGTccatagaagtgtgtgtgtttgtcttacaGCTTAAACGGAGTAGCCAATAGGGAAGCTGAAATTGAACTATGCTGTTTGTGTGACTTGCAAAGGCATCAACCCCCTCGAGACTATAGCATGCTAGTTAATAAAATGTTATGTCATCCATCCTCAATTTCCTTTACACACAACATCATAGAAACTCTGTGTAATGACTGCACATTGGACAAAACATTGCCATtgctgtgtgcgtgcatgtggaaTAGCTGGGTAGCTGGGTAGGCCCCATGGCAACCTCCATGGCAAC of the Oncorhynchus tshawytscha isolate Ot180627B linkage group LG31, Otsh_v2.0, whole genome shotgun sequence genome contains:
- the LOC112229928 gene encoding syndecan-2-A — its product is MRDIWIILTLGMTAFLSGERIADAAKSSSEVDDLFIDDTGSGGYYPEDDDDFNSGSGSGIGEEVFEEAVTVSTLYIAPKAEPTKDSTKDFTPRVETATPREDLPMQTPRKPVRTEPPVSVTEDERKNQITSTTGVPSSPLEPIEVRSENLFQRTEVLAAVIAGGVIGFLFAIFLILLLVYRMRKKDEGSYDLGEKKPSGAAYQKAPTKEFYA